One part of the Pristiophorus japonicus isolate sPriJap1 chromosome 21, sPriJap1.hap1, whole genome shotgun sequence genome encodes these proteins:
- the swi5 gene encoding DNA repair protein SWI5 homolog isoform X1, whose protein sequence is MDAAAEQGAPVAGLSPPSPRVLGPGPLCTRIPGSSEGRGTPGCSLRRTPVGPSRKMNASFKPPSRRTSQGTELDSAGLRIDLGDLKKRCEDLDQQIAGLISQGYTLEELDQHIDQLHEYNDIKDVGQTLLGKLAVIRGVTTRDLYSEFGLELED, encoded by the exons ATGGACGCGGCTGCGGAACAAGGAGCTCCAGTGGCGGGGCTCAGCCCTCCTTCCCCCAGGGTGCTGGGACCGGGACCGCTCTGTACCCGGATCCCCGGGAGCAGCGAGGGCAGAGGGACCCCGGGCTGCTCCCTCAGGAG GACACCAGTTGGACCATCCAGAAAAATGAATGCAAGCTTTAAACCCCCA TCACGAAGGACCTCCCAGGGCACTGAGCTCGATTCTGCTGGTCTCCGAATTGACCTTGGAGATCTGAAGAAGAGATGCGAAGATCTCGACCAACAGATTGCAGGACTGATCTCGCA AGGGTATACTCTGGAAGAGCTGGACCAGCACATTGACCAGCTGCACGAGTACAATGACATCAAGGATGTGGGCCAGACACTGTTGGGAAAACTCG CAGTAATCAGAGGGGTCACCACCAGGGATTTGTACAGTGAATTTGGCCTGGAGCTGGAGGACTAG
- the swi5 gene encoding DNA repair protein SWI5 homolog isoform X2, producing MDAAAEQGAPVAGLSPPSPRVLGPGPLCTRIPGSSEGRGTPGCSLRRTPVGPSRKMNASFKPPSRRTSQGTELDSAGLRIDLGDLKKRCEDLDQQIAGLISQGYTLEELDQHIDQLHEYNDIKDVGQTLLGKLVIRGVTTRDLYSEFGLELED from the exons ATGGACGCGGCTGCGGAACAAGGAGCTCCAGTGGCGGGGCTCAGCCCTCCTTCCCCCAGGGTGCTGGGACCGGGACCGCTCTGTACCCGGATCCCCGGGAGCAGCGAGGGCAGAGGGACCCCGGGCTGCTCCCTCAGGAG GACACCAGTTGGACCATCCAGAAAAATGAATGCAAGCTTTAAACCCCCA TCACGAAGGACCTCCCAGGGCACTGAGCTCGATTCTGCTGGTCTCCGAATTGACCTTGGAGATCTGAAGAAGAGATGCGAAGATCTCGACCAACAGATTGCAGGACTGATCTCGCA AGGGTATACTCTGGAAGAGCTGGACCAGCACATTGACCAGCTGCACGAGTACAATGACATCAAGGATGTGGGCCAGACACTGTTGGGAAAACTCG TAATCAGAGGGGTCACCACCAGGGATTTGTACAGTGAATTTGGCCTGGAGCTGGAGGACTAG